In Mixophyes fleayi isolate aMixFle1 chromosome 4, aMixFle1.hap1, whole genome shotgun sequence, the following proteins share a genomic window:
- the LOC142150569 gene encoding extracellular calcium-sensing receptor-like, translating to MVVSIYRVLCHLTLTHLILYCKGQQCRLDTSELQEVLQPGDIMLGVVLPIHFASSYRLTHFKERPPKITCSSFHFESYQQLQAMRFAMEEINKDPNILPNVTLGFQAYDSCVALHLDLESSLQVLTGSHTAIPNYRCLPDVPLAAVIGLAISTHSILLAHILGLYRYPQISHYSTSSLLSDRKKFPSFFRTVPSDAIQSLGLAKLVLYFGWTWVGLLALNNDYGQQGMQMVRQELIKGGACVAFNENIMSNLPDHNAPHIVKIIRLSSAKVIVVFSMDVELIPLLDEMRRQNITNITFVASEGWATTSLYSFGKFSELLNGTIGLAFYSGIIPGFSRFLNRIQPSLSLGGDWITIFWEQAFSCNFPQKKNSTGFLDTGIKECTGQENLESIYNSFTDVSNLRTTYSVYTAVHVVAKALEDMNNCRVVEGSLAYNHCADIYQFKPWQVIQHL from the exons ATGGTGGTCAGTATCTACAGAGTACTATGTCACCTCACACTGACACACCTCATTCTGTACTGCAAAGGACAACAGTGCAGATTGGACACCTCAGAGCTTCAGGAAGTCCTGCAGCCCGGGGATATAATGCTAGGAGTTGTGTTACCTATTCACTTTGCCAGTTCTTATCGCCTTACCCACTTCAAGGAGAGACCACCCAAGATCACCTGTTCAAG TTTCCACTTTGAGAGCTATCAACAACTCCAAGCAATGAGATTTGCCATGGAGGAGATTAACAAAGATCCCAATATTCTTCCGAATGTGACACTGGGCTTCCAAGCCTATGATTCATGTGTTGCGCTCCATCTGGATTTGGAGAGTTCTTTGCAAGTCCTGACTGGATCCCACACAGCCATTCCCAACTACCGATGTCTTCCAGATGTACCTCTTGCTGCAGTTATTGGACTTGCGATCTCCACTCACTCAATCCTCCTGGCTCACATTCTTGGCCTCTACAGATACCCTCAG ATCAGCCATTATTCGACAAGCAGTCTACTAAGTGATCGCAAAAAGTTCCCCTCTTTCTTCAGGACAGTTCCCAGTGATGCCATCCAGTCTCTGGGATTAGCCAAACTGGTGCTGTACTTTGGTTGGACTTGGGTTGGGCTACTAGCTTTGAATAATGATTATGGTCAACAAGGAATGCAGATGGTCAGACAAGAGTTAATTAAGGGTGGAGCATGTGTGGCTTTCAATGAAAACATTATGAGTAATCTACCAGATCACAATGCTCCACACATCGTCAAGATCATTAGACTTTCATCTGCCAAGGTTATAGTTGTCTTCTCAATGGATGTTGAACTGATTCCACTTCTAGATGAGATGCGGAGGCAGAATATCACAAACATAACATTTGTTGCCAGTGAAGGTTGGGCCACAACTAGTCTATACTCCTTCGGAAAATTTTCAGAGCTTCTGAATGGCACAATTGGTTTAGCATTTTACAGTGGAATTATTCCAGGTTTCAGCAGGTTTCTAAACAGAATCCAACCATCCCTGTCCTTGGGAGGGGATTGGATAACAATATTTTGGGAACAAGCTTTTAGCTGTAATTTTCCACAAAAGAAAAACTCCACGGGTTTCTTGGATACTGGAATAAAGGAGTGCACAGGACAGGAGAATCTAGAAAGCATCTACAACAGTTTCACTGATGTCTCCAACTTAAGAACCACTTACAGTGTCTATACCGCTGTTCATGTCGTGGCCAAAGCTTTGGAGGATATGAATAACTGTAGAGTGGTAGAAGGTTCATTGGCATATAACCACTGTGCAGACATTTATCAGTTCAAGCCCTGGCAGGTAATTCAACACTTGTAA